One window from the genome of Pseudonocardia hierapolitana encodes:
- a CDS encoding response regulator, with protein MDDNERFLAVARDRLARDGMDVVGMATTQKEALRLAEELHPDVVLVDISLGAESGFEVTRRLVADFPDLEARVVLISTRDQDDFADLIAASPAAGFLPKNLISGRAVYDLVGVGDR; from the coding sequence GTGGACGACAACGAGCGATTCCTCGCGGTCGCCCGGGATCGCCTCGCGCGCGACGGCATGGACGTCGTGGGCATGGCCACGACGCAGAAGGAGGCCCTCCGGCTGGCGGAGGAGCTGCACCCGGACGTCGTACTCGTCGACATCAGCCTCGGCGCCGAGAGCGGCTTCGAGGTCACCCGCCGCCTAGTGGCGGACTTCCCGGACCTCGAGGCTCGCGTCGTCCTCATCTCCACCCGCGACCAGGACGACTTCGCCGATCTGATCGCGGCGAGCCCCGCCGCAGGCTTCCTGCCGAAGAACCTCATCTCCGGACGCGCGGTGTACGACCTCGTGGGCGTCGGCGACCGCTGA
- a CDS encoding response regulator transcription factor → MGSVVPGADNRGMTAVRVVVADDDVLLREGLASLLDRSGFEVVGQAGDASRLLELVRDTEPDLVIVDIRMPPAHTTEGLDAAKEIRRDRPDMGILVLSAHAEVDHAMELLASGRGIGYLLKSRVSDVAEFIETLERIARGGSVVDPALVQELVSARKRNDPLAVVSERERDVLTLMAEGRSNAGIARRLWITEGTVEKHVRSILTKLGLPDTDDDHRRVLAVLTFLEQR, encoded by the coding sequence GTGGGCAGCGTCGTCCCGGGCGCCGATAATCGCGGCATGACCGCGGTGCGGGTTGTCGTTGCCGATGACGACGTCCTGCTCCGGGAAGGACTGGCCAGCCTGCTCGATCGGAGCGGGTTCGAGGTGGTCGGGCAGGCCGGCGACGCGTCGCGGCTCCTGGAGCTGGTGCGAGACACCGAGCCCGACCTGGTGATCGTCGACATCAGGATGCCGCCGGCACACACCACGGAGGGGCTCGACGCGGCCAAGGAGATCCGCCGGGACCGGCCGGACATGGGCATCCTGGTCCTCTCCGCCCACGCCGAGGTCGATCACGCCATGGAGCTGCTGGCCAGCGGCCGTGGGATCGGCTACCTGCTCAAGAGCCGGGTCAGCGACGTGGCCGAGTTCATCGAAACGCTCGAGCGGATCGCAAGGGGCGGTTCGGTCGTCGACCCGGCGCTCGTGCAGGAGCTCGTCAGCGCGCGCAAGCGCAACGATCCCCTCGCAGTGGTCAGCGAGCGGGAGCGCGACGTGCTCACGCTCATGGCCGAGGGCCGGTCCAACGCCGGGATCGCCCGCCGGTTGTGGATCACGGAGGGCACCGTCGAGAAACACGTGCGCAGCATCCTCACGAAGCTGGGCCTGCCCGACACCGATGACGACCACCGCCGCGTGCTCGCGGTGCTCACGTTCCTGGAGCAGCGCTGA
- a CDS encoding MFS transporter: MAVIGERALAPLDALRRQTFASLSTPNYRRFITGQAVSMAGTWMQTIAQSWLVLQLTGSATAVGLVVALQTLPILLFGPYAGVVVDRLDKRRLMIGLLVLMGAQAMVLGVLTATGTVQLWHVYLLAFVLGTVSSLENPARQTFVLELVGPDNLRNAVSLNSVLVNVARAVGPALAGIVIATGGMAVCFLLNAASFAAVIGSLLRLDVPALTPTTPAPRAPGQLREGFDYVRRTPALAVPLLTMALIGCLAFEFQVVLPIVASETFAGDASTYGFLTAAMGVGAVIGGLCMAAWGRTGLWSLAASACAFGLAMLATALAPTLGFALLGMGLVGAASVAFQSTGNSTLQLTSAPHMRGRVMALWAVAFLGSTPIGGPIAGYVSQHFGGRAGLALGAVACLVAAALTALVARREHAAPAVV, translated from the coding sequence ATGGCAGTGATCGGCGAGCGTGCGCTCGCCCCCCTGGACGCACTGCGTCGCCAGACGTTCGCATCCCTCTCCACCCCGAACTACCGCCGGTTCATCACAGGCCAGGCCGTCTCGATGGCGGGCACCTGGATGCAGACGATCGCCCAGTCCTGGCTGGTCCTGCAGCTCACCGGGTCGGCCACCGCCGTGGGCCTGGTGGTCGCCCTGCAGACGCTGCCCATCCTGCTGTTCGGCCCGTACGCCGGTGTGGTCGTCGACCGGCTCGACAAGCGCAGGCTGATGATCGGCCTGCTGGTCCTCATGGGCGCGCAGGCGATGGTCCTCGGCGTCCTGACCGCCACGGGCACCGTCCAGCTGTGGCACGTCTACCTGCTCGCGTTCGTGCTCGGCACGGTCAGCAGCCTCGAGAACCCCGCGCGCCAGACGTTCGTGCTCGAGCTGGTGGGCCCGGACAACCTGCGCAACGCGGTCAGCCTCAACTCCGTGCTCGTGAACGTCGCCCGCGCGGTCGGACCGGCACTCGCGGGCATCGTGATCGCCACCGGCGGCATGGCCGTCTGCTTCCTGCTCAACGCGGCCAGCTTCGCCGCGGTCATCGGCTCCCTGCTGCGGCTCGACGTCCCCGCCCTCACCCCGACGACACCCGCTCCCCGCGCGCCCGGCCAGCTGCGCGAAGGTTTCGACTACGTCCGTCGCACACCGGCACTCGCGGTGCCGCTGCTGACCATGGCGCTGATCGGGTGCCTCGCCTTCGAGTTCCAGGTGGTGCTCCCGATCGTGGCCAGCGAGACGTTCGCGGGCGACGCCAGCACCTACGGCTTCCTGACGGCGGCCATGGGCGTCGGCGCGGTGATCGGCGGCCTGTGCATGGCCGCGTGGGGCCGTACCGGGCTGTGGTCGCTCGCCGCCTCGGCATGCGCGTTCGGCCTGGCGATGCTCGCCACCGCGCTCGCTCCCACCCTGGGTTTCGCGCTGCTCGGGATGGGACTCGTGGGCGCCGCGAGCGTGGCCTTCCAGTCGACGGGCAACAGCACCCTCCAGCTGACCTCGGCTCCCCACATGCGGGGGCGCGTCATGGCGTTGTGGGCCGTGGCGTTCCTCGGCTCGACGCCCATCGGCGGCCCGATCGCGGGCTACGTCAGCCAGCACTTCGGCGGGCGGGCCGGCCTCGCGCTGGGGGCGGTGGCCTGCCTCGTGGCCGCGGCGCTCACCGCGCTCGTCGCGCGGCGGGAGCACGCGGCACCGGCCGTCGTGTAG
- a CDS encoding pyridoxamine 5'-phosphate oxidase family protein: MNLPQGDLRLLDSAPARDLLNSSIPARLAFVWTDGTPRVIPTWFVWTGEEIVMCTFLAGPGIRHPARRVEVLRENPDVAITIDTDDAVPHALLIRGRAVVTEVDGLTPEHLAAARRYLGEEASASFVAAAQDPGTRTARIGVRPTWVGLIDFETRLPGPRGGVLG; encoded by the coding sequence ATGAACCTTCCCCAGGGCGATCTGCGCCTGCTCGATTCCGCCCCGGCGCGCGACCTGTTGAACTCGTCCATTCCGGCCCGCCTTGCCTTCGTCTGGACCGACGGCACGCCGCGGGTGATCCCGACCTGGTTCGTCTGGACCGGGGAGGAGATCGTGATGTGCACGTTCCTGGCCGGTCCCGGGATCCGTCATCCGGCTCGCCGGGTCGAGGTGCTGCGTGAGAACCCGGACGTCGCGATCACGATCGACACCGACGACGCTGTGCCGCACGCGCTGCTGATCCGGGGCCGCGCGGTCGTGACGGAGGTCGACGGCCTGACCCCGGAGCACCTCGCCGCGGCACGGCGGTACCTCGGGGAGGAGGCGTCCGCGTCGTTCGTCGCGGCGGCGCAGGACCCCGGGACCCGGACCGCACGGATCGGGGTCCGTCCGACCTGGGTCGGCCTGATCGACTTCGAGACCCGGCTACCCGGTCCTCGCGGCGGCGTCCTGGGCTGA
- a CDS encoding LacI family DNA-binding transcriptional regulator has protein sequence MPSHRVTIAEIAATAGVSVPTVSKVLNGRADVSESTRRRVQQIMADRGYQRRASGAQRPVGLIDMAVPGLDSPWVVDVLRGAEAEAHKVGSQIVLTTTGRAPAGDRRWLDRLATRRSDGLVLVVSEAAPEAVEQLAALHTPVVLLDPVGGSDPSFATVGATNWAGGLSAVEHLVSLGHRRIAVLSGPPQLVCSQERVEGYRAALGRAGIAADERLVQFTDFCTSGGREGARTVLDLPDPPTAVFACSDMQALGVYQEAAERGLRIPEDISVVGFDDISFSELTTPPLTTVRQPLARMAAEAVRLLLDAGDQMPGPPPRVELATHLVVRGSTGPAPRSAQDAAARTG, from the coding sequence ATGCCCAGCCATCGCGTGACGATCGCCGAGATCGCCGCTACTGCCGGCGTGTCGGTGCCCACTGTGTCGAAGGTCCTCAACGGCCGGGCCGATGTCTCGGAGTCCACGCGCAGGCGGGTGCAGCAGATCATGGCCGACCGCGGGTACCAGCGGCGCGCCTCCGGAGCGCAACGTCCGGTCGGCCTGATCGACATGGCCGTGCCCGGCCTCGACTCCCCGTGGGTCGTCGACGTGTTGCGCGGCGCGGAGGCCGAGGCCCACAAGGTCGGCAGCCAGATCGTCCTCACCACCACAGGGAGGGCTCCGGCCGGCGACCGGCGGTGGCTGGACCGGCTGGCCACCCGCCGCTCCGACGGCCTCGTGCTGGTGGTCAGCGAGGCGGCGCCGGAGGCGGTCGAGCAGCTCGCGGCCCTGCACACGCCGGTGGTGCTGCTCGACCCCGTCGGCGGCAGCGACCCGTCGTTCGCCACGGTCGGCGCCACGAACTGGGCTGGCGGCCTCTCGGCGGTCGAGCACCTCGTCTCGCTCGGCCACCGCCGGATCGCCGTGCTCTCCGGACCCCCGCAGCTGGTCTGCAGCCAGGAACGTGTGGAGGGCTACCGCGCCGCGCTCGGCCGGGCCGGCATCGCCGCGGACGAGCGGCTCGTGCAGTTCACCGACTTCTGCACGAGCGGCGGCCGGGAAGGCGCCCGCACGGTGCTCGACCTGCCCGACCCACCGACCGCCGTCTTCGCGTGCTCCGACATGCAGGCGCTCGGCGTCTACCAGGAGGCGGCGGAACGAGGACTGCGCATCCCGGAGGACATCAGCGTCGTGGGCTTCGACGACATCTCGTTCAGCGAGCTGACGACCCCCCCGCTCACCACGGTGCGCCAACCGCTGGCCCGGATGGCGGCCGAAGCGGTCCGGCTCCTGCTCGACGCGGGCGACCAGATGCCCGGTCCGCCGCCGCGCGTGGAGCTGGCGACCCACCTGGTCGTCCGCGGCAGCACCGGGCCGGCCCCACGATCAGCCCAGGACGCCGCCGCGAGGACCGGGTAG
- a CDS encoding glycoside hydrolase family 3 N-terminal domain-containing protein, which produces MSTEASTRASSRVGELIAGMTLEEKLAQLVGLWEGRGGTGEGGDVAPMQDAMQADDTGFEAFAAHGLGQLTRPFGTAPVDPVEGALALAAKQRWLVEHTRLGIPALVHEECLTGLAAWKATTFPAPLSWGASFDPALVEQMGAAIGASMRSLGVHQGLAPVLDVVRDARWGRVEECISEDPYVVGTIATAYVRGVQSTGVIATLKHFVGYSASRAGRNLAPVHAGPREVADVLLPPFEMAVLDGGVDSVMNSYAEVDGLPAAADADLLTGVLRDRWGFTGTVVADYFAVAFLHTLHKVATDLGDAAAQAIAAGIDVELPTGNAYLQPLTDRVRSGELPESVVDRALERVLRQKARLGLLDRQPEDYADVGAIDLDPPEHRALAARLAEESVVLLSNDGTLPLAAPSRVAVVGPNADDTAALFGCYSFLNHVLSLHEGVEPGLEIASVLEALRAELPAAAITHARGADVDTDDTSGFAEAVAAARDAELCVAVVGDRAGLFGRGTSGEGCDADSLDLPGVQRLLVEELLETGTPVVLVLLTGRPYAVDWALDRCAAVVQAFFPGQEGAATVAGVLSGRINPSGRLPVSMPRSVGAQPYSYLHPPLGGASSVSNLDTAPVRPFGHGLSYTTFTHTDLRIAASQVPTDGAIVVSCRVTNTGDRAGADVVQLYATDVVASVTRPVAQLLGYARVHLEPGQSADVELDVPTHRLAFTDRRMVRVVEPGAVRLFVGRSCAEQVLTGEVELTGPVHEISTADRRVVGVRVTPA; this is translated from the coding sequence ATGAGCACCGAGGCGTCCACCCGTGCGTCGTCCCGGGTCGGCGAGCTCATCGCCGGGATGACCCTCGAGGAGAAGCTCGCCCAGCTGGTCGGGCTCTGGGAGGGCCGCGGGGGGACCGGAGAGGGCGGCGACGTCGCCCCGATGCAGGACGCGATGCAGGCCGACGACACCGGTTTCGAGGCGTTCGCGGCCCACGGCCTCGGCCAGCTCACCCGCCCGTTCGGCACGGCCCCCGTCGACCCGGTCGAAGGGGCGCTGGCCCTGGCCGCCAAGCAGCGCTGGCTCGTCGAGCACACCCGGCTCGGGATCCCCGCACTCGTGCACGAGGAGTGCCTCACCGGGCTCGCCGCGTGGAAGGCGACCACGTTCCCCGCGCCGCTGTCCTGGGGTGCGAGCTTCGACCCCGCGCTCGTCGAGCAGATGGGTGCGGCGATCGGCGCGTCCATGCGCAGCCTCGGCGTGCACCAGGGGCTCGCCCCCGTGCTGGACGTCGTGCGCGACGCGCGTTGGGGCCGCGTGGAGGAGTGCATCTCCGAGGACCCCTACGTCGTCGGCACGATCGCCACGGCCTACGTGCGCGGCGTGCAGTCCACAGGCGTGATCGCCACGCTCAAGCACTTCGTGGGTTACTCGGCCTCGCGGGCGGGCCGCAACCTCGCCCCGGTGCACGCCGGGCCGCGGGAGGTGGCCGACGTCCTGCTGCCGCCGTTCGAGATGGCGGTGCTCGACGGGGGCGTCGACTCGGTCATGAACTCCTACGCGGAGGTCGACGGGCTGCCGGCGGCCGCAGACGCCGACCTGCTCACGGGTGTCCTGCGGGATCGGTGGGGGTTCACCGGCACCGTGGTCGCCGACTACTTCGCCGTCGCGTTCCTGCACACCCTGCACAAGGTCGCCACGGACCTCGGCGACGCCGCCGCGCAGGCGATCGCCGCCGGCATCGACGTGGAGCTGCCGACCGGCAACGCGTACCTGCAACCCCTGACCGACCGGGTGCGGTCCGGGGAGCTGCCGGAGTCCGTCGTCGACCGGGCGCTGGAGCGGGTGCTGCGCCAGAAGGCGCGGCTGGGCCTGCTCGACCGGCAACCCGAGGACTACGCCGACGTGGGCGCCATCGACCTCGACCCGCCCGAGCACCGGGCCCTGGCGGCCCGGCTGGCCGAGGAGTCGGTGGTGCTGCTGTCCAACGACGGCACCCTGCCGCTCGCGGCGCCGTCCCGGGTGGCCGTCGTCGGTCCGAACGCAGATGACACCGCGGCGCTCTTCGGCTGCTACAGCTTCCTCAACCACGTGCTCTCCCTGCACGAGGGCGTCGAGCCGGGCCTGGAGATCGCGAGCGTGCTGGAGGCGCTGCGCGCCGAGCTGCCCGCCGCCGCGATCACCCATGCCAGGGGCGCGGACGTCGACACCGACGACACCAGCGGCTTCGCCGAGGCGGTCGCTGCGGCGCGGGACGCCGAGCTGTGCGTCGCGGTCGTCGGCGACCGTGCCGGCCTCTTCGGCCGGGGTACTTCCGGCGAGGGTTGCGACGCCGACTCGCTCGACCTGCCCGGTGTGCAGCGCCTGCTCGTCGAGGAGCTGCTGGAGACCGGCACCCCGGTGGTGCTGGTGCTCCTCACCGGCCGCCCCTACGCCGTGGACTGGGCCCTCGACCGGTGTGCCGCGGTCGTGCAGGCGTTCTTCCCCGGCCAGGAGGGCGCCGCCACCGTGGCCGGTGTGCTCTCTGGGCGGATCAACCCGTCGGGTCGGCTGCCTGTGAGCATGCCGCGCTCCGTCGGGGCCCAGCCCTACAGCTACCTGCACCCGCCGCTGGGCGGGGCGAGCTCGGTGAGCAACCTCGACACCGCCCCGGTCCGCCCCTTCGGGCACGGGCTGTCCTACACGACGTTCACCCACACCGACCTGCGGATCGCCGCGTCACAGGTGCCCACCGACGGCGCGATCGTCGTGAGCTGCCGGGTGACGAACACCGGCGACCGCGCGGGTGCCGACGTCGTGCAGCTCTACGCCACCGACGTCGTCGCCTCCGTGACCCGCCCGGTGGCGCAGCTGCTCGGCTACGCCCGGGTGCACCTGGAGCCGGGCCAGAGCGCCGACGTCGAGCTCGACGTGCCGACGCACCGGCTGGCCTTCACCGACCGGCGCATGGTGCGGGTGGTCGAGCCGGGCGCCGTGCGCCTGTTCGTCGGGCGCAGCTGCGCCGAGCAGGTGCTCACGGGCGAGGTGGAACTGACGGGCCCGGTGCACGAGATCTCGACGGCGGACCGGCGGGTGGTGGGGGTGCGGGTCACGCCGGCCTGA
- a CDS encoding TPM domain-containing protein yields the protein MRRLSVLIGVLLVLVLGGGSAAAEPPLRLDGRVTDRAGALAPNELAEVQEAIELLRAENNVDLFVVFVDSFDGTGGEEWAHETARLSQLGEEDALLAVAVGDRAYGLSVADGFPVEESRVDQIRTEDVEPRLSAEAWAGAAVALADGLRSGSDGTFGLGLAVVGGAVLVGGGAYLLHRRRRRSAEATPARELPPDEFPDVSTADLAYRASAALIEVDDAVRTSEQELAAARAHFGADAVAEFAAALEQSRADMLRAFALRQQLDDDQPEDERATRALHAEIVRISASADDRLDAQVAAFDALRGLEARAPEYVAELHTRLDGVRARLPEVDAAWAELQTRYAATALEPVAGDLDQSRELLAAAGAELVEAQESLAESESPARGVPEAGEPTASGPAAAVVAARAAEDAITQAETLLDGVARRESELAAAAEKVPAARAEVELDLAEARAMPGDAIAPVVARAAAALAAADEAAGGSRPDPIAALRLLGEAGSALDQGIADARAAVERERKAAAALEQAVLTARSSVDAADDFVTTRRGAVGARARTRIAEARRHLDRAAGPDPVAALREAQQADTLAQEALQLAQADVSQWSRPGVTTSAGADLAGLILGGILSGATSSYRGHRRGGGGFSPGSFGGSSSRGRRGGGGRF from the coding sequence GTGCGCAGGTTGTCCGTACTGATCGGGGTGCTGCTCGTGCTCGTGCTGGGCGGCGGCAGCGCAGCGGCCGAACCGCCGCTGCGCCTCGACGGCCGCGTCACGGACCGGGCCGGCGCGCTCGCACCGAACGAGCTCGCGGAGGTCCAGGAGGCGATCGAGCTGCTCCGGGCCGAGAACAACGTGGACCTCTTCGTCGTCTTCGTCGACTCGTTCGACGGCACCGGCGGGGAGGAGTGGGCCCACGAGACCGCGAGGCTCTCGCAGCTCGGTGAGGAGGACGCGCTGCTCGCCGTCGCCGTCGGGGACCGCGCCTACGGCCTCTCGGTGGCCGACGGCTTCCCGGTCGAGGAGTCCCGGGTGGACCAGATCCGCACCGAGGACGTCGAACCGCGGCTCTCCGCGGAGGCGTGGGCCGGTGCGGCGGTCGCGCTGGCCGACGGGCTGCGTTCCGGCAGCGACGGCACGTTCGGGCTCGGGCTGGCGGTGGTCGGCGGCGCCGTCCTGGTCGGTGGGGGCGCCTACCTCCTGCACCGCAGGCGCCGCCGCTCCGCGGAGGCGACCCCGGCCCGCGAACTGCCACCGGACGAGTTCCCTGACGTCTCGACCGCCGACCTCGCCTACCGGGCGAGCGCGGCACTGATCGAGGTCGACGACGCCGTGCGCACCTCGGAGCAGGAGCTTGCCGCGGCGCGGGCCCATTTCGGCGCGGACGCGGTGGCGGAGTTCGCGGCCGCGCTGGAGCAGTCGCGCGCCGACATGCTGCGCGCGTTCGCGCTGCGCCAGCAGCTCGACGACGACCAGCCCGAGGACGAGCGCGCGACGCGCGCCCTGCACGCCGAGATCGTCCGGATCTCGGCGTCGGCGGACGACCGGCTCGACGCGCAGGTTGCGGCCTTCGACGCCCTGCGCGGCCTGGAGGCGCGGGCACCCGAGTACGTCGCCGAGCTGCACACCCGCCTCGACGGCGTCCGCGCGCGGCTTCCGGAGGTCGACGCGGCATGGGCGGAGCTGCAGACCCGTTACGCGGCCACCGCGCTCGAACCGGTGGCGGGCGACCTCGACCAGTCGCGGGAGCTGCTCGCGGCTGCTGGCGCCGAGCTCGTGGAGGCTCAGGAGAGCCTGGCCGAGAGCGAGAGCCCCGCCCGGGGCGTGCCGGAAGCCGGTGAGCCGACCGCAAGCGGTCCCGCGGCCGCCGTCGTCGCCGCCCGGGCGGCGGAGGATGCCATCACGCAGGCCGAGACCCTGCTCGACGGCGTCGCGCGCCGCGAGTCCGAGCTCGCCGCCGCCGCGGAGAAGGTGCCGGCCGCCCGTGCGGAGGTGGAGCTGGACCTCGCCGAGGCCCGGGCGATGCCCGGCGACGCGATCGCCCCGGTGGTCGCGCGTGCGGCGGCCGCGCTCGCCGCGGCCGACGAGGCGGCCGGCGGGTCGCGGCCGGACCCGATCGCGGCGCTGCGGTTGCTCGGCGAGGCGGGCAGCGCCCTCGACCAGGGGATCGCCGACGCCCGTGCGGCCGTCGAGCGCGAGCGGAAGGCCGCGGCCGCGCTCGAACAGGCCGTGCTCACCGCGCGGTCGAGCGTGGACGCGGCGGACGACTTCGTGACCACCCGGCGCGGGGCGGTCGGCGCGCGGGCCCGCACGCGGATCGCGGAGGCCCGCCGTCACCTCGATCGAGCCGCAGGTCCCGATCCGGTGGCCGCACTGCGGGAGGCGCAGCAGGCCGACACGCTCGCCCAGGAGGCGCTGCAACTGGCCCAGGCGGACGTGTCGCAGTGGTCGCGCCCCGGTGTGACCACGAGTGCAGGCGCCGACCTCGCGGGTCTGATCCTCGGCGGCATCCTCTCCGGCGCGACCAGCAGCTACCGCGGGCACCGGCGCGGTGGCGGCGGCTTCTCACCGGGCAGCTTCGGCGGTTCGTCCAGCCGCGGCCGCCGGGGTGGCGGCGGCCGCTTCTGA
- a CDS encoding YczE/YyaS/YitT family protein: MVAVVDLRPIPVSRNPGRRLPQLLLGLVLYAVSMAMQVRSGLGLNPWDVLHEGLTRQTPLSFGVITAITGVIVLLLWIPLRQRPGIGTVANVVVIAAVVDVALAVLPAPDALVARIALLVGGVVLNGVATAAYVGARLGPGPRDGLMTGLSARTGRSVRLVRTCIEVAVLGCGWLLGGTVGVGTVLYALAIGPLSQAFLPFFAVRTTRSS; encoded by the coding sequence ATGGTGGCCGTCGTCGATCTCCGCCCGATTCCCGTCTCCCGCAACCCCGGCCGCCGGCTACCGCAGCTCCTCCTCGGGCTCGTGCTGTACGCGGTGAGCATGGCGATGCAGGTCCGCAGCGGGCTGGGGTTGAACCCGTGGGACGTGCTGCACGAGGGCCTCACCAGGCAGACCCCGCTCAGCTTCGGCGTGATCACCGCGATCACGGGGGTCATCGTGCTGCTGCTGTGGATCCCGCTGCGCCAGCGGCCGGGCATCGGCACGGTGGCCAACGTGGTCGTGATCGCCGCCGTCGTCGACGTCGCGCTCGCGGTGCTGCCCGCCCCGGATGCGCTCGTCGCGCGGATCGCGCTGCTCGTCGGCGGCGTCGTGCTGAACGGTGTGGCGACCGCCGCGTACGTCGGGGCACGGCTCGGGCCCGGCCCGCGTGACGGGCTGATGACCGGGCTGTCGGCCCGCACCGGACGGTCCGTCCGCCTGGTGCGCACCTGCATCGAGGTGGCCGTGCTGGGGTGCGGGTGGTTGCTCGGCGGCACGGTCGGCGTCGGCACCGTGCTCTACGCGCTGGCGATCGGCCCGCTCTCCCAGGCGTTCCTGCCGTTCTTCGCGGTGCGCACCACCCGTTCCTCCTAG
- a CDS encoding Bcr/CflA family efflux MFS transporter — translation MLVLGSFIALGPLTIDMYLPALPTITGELLTTDAAVQLTLTGTLLGLGLGQLVIGPLADRYGRKRPLIAGVAVHVLASVLCIVAPNVAVLGGLRLLQGLGAAAGSVIAMAIVRDLYTGRAAATLLSRLILVMGAAPVLAPTLGSWVLAFTSWRGVFGVLALYSLLLLPVAARALPETLPPERRVTSGVVGTLRTYRHLLRDRTFLGLMFVAGLAMSAVMSYVSGASFVFQEQFGLNQQQFGLAFSSGAIWLILASQLNPVLLRRFEPHQLLLGAIAMAAAAGLLMVAVAVSGVGGLFGVLVPLWLVLLSVGFGLPNAPAVALARHGETAGTAAALLGATQFGVGALISPLVGVLGNDAVAMSTAIAAGLVLSLTVLVLVVRPWRLVDDSEPAPVPAAA, via the coding sequence GTGCTGGTGCTCGGCTCGTTCATCGCGCTCGGCCCGCTGACCATCGACATGTACCTGCCGGCGCTGCCGACGATCACCGGTGAGCTGCTCACCACCGACGCCGCCGTGCAGCTGACGCTCACCGGCACGCTGCTGGGGCTCGGCCTCGGCCAGCTGGTGATCGGCCCGCTCGCCGACCGGTACGGGCGCAAGCGGCCTCTGATCGCGGGTGTCGCCGTCCACGTGCTCGCCTCCGTGCTGTGCATCGTCGCGCCGAACGTGGCCGTGCTCGGCGGGCTGCGGCTGCTGCAGGGCCTCGGGGCGGCGGCGGGCTCGGTGATCGCGATGGCGATCGTCCGTGACCTCTACACCGGCCGTGCCGCGGCCACCCTGCTCTCGCGGCTGATCCTGGTGATGGGTGCGGCACCGGTACTCGCTCCGACGCTCGGGTCGTGGGTGCTCGCCTTCACCTCGTGGCGCGGCGTGTTCGGCGTCCTCGCCCTCTACAGCCTGCTGCTCCTGCCGGTCGCGGCCCGCGCACTGCCCGAGACGCTGCCCCCGGAGCGCCGCGTCACCTCGGGCGTCGTCGGCACACTGCGCACCTACCGCCACCTGTTGCGCGACCGCACCTTCCTCGGGCTGATGTTCGTCGCCGGCCTGGCGATGTCGGCCGTGATGAGCTACGTCTCGGGCGCGTCGTTCGTGTTCCAGGAGCAGTTCGGGCTGAACCAGCAGCAGTTCGGGCTCGCGTTCTCCAGCGGCGCCATCTGGCTGATCCTGGCCAGCCAGCTCAACCCCGTTCTCCTGCGCCGCTTCGAGCCGCACCAGCTGCTGCTCGGCGCGATCGCCATGGCCGCGGCGGCGGGCCTGCTGATGGTCGCCGTCGCCGTCTCGGGCGTGGGTGGCCTGTTCGGGGTGCTCGTCCCGCTCTGGCTGGTGCTGCTCTCCGTCGGCTTCGGGCTGCCGAACGCACCCGCGGTCGCGCTCGCGAGGCACGGCGAGACCGCGGGCACGGCAGCCGCCCTGCTCGGTGCGACGCAGTTCGGCGTCGGCGCGCTGATCTCGCCGCTGGTCGGTGTGCTGGGCAACGACGCGGTCGCCATGAGCACGGCGATCGCGGCCGGACTGGTGCTGTCGCTGACGGTGCTCGTGCTGGTCGTGCGGCCGTGGCGGCTGGTCGACGACTCCGAGCCTGCGCCGGTGCCGGCCGCCGCCTAG